One stretch of Pradoshia sp. D12 DNA includes these proteins:
- a CDS encoding branched-chain amino acid ABC transporter permease, with the protein MEFIQQLVNGISLGSIYALIALGYTMVYGIVKLINFAHGDVFMVGAFIGFYAITFMELSFFPALLLAMVACAIFGVLIERIAYKPLRNATRIAALITAIGVSLLIENGMIQIRGAQPEAYPNNVLPADSIDIFGVTIKSQSLMILGVSLFLMIVLQFVVHKTKIGRAMRAVSFDADAAKLMGISVNNTISATFAIGSALAGAAGVIFGTYYTKIEPLMGVMPGLKAFVAAVLGGIGIIPGAMVGGLLLGVVEGLVSASGLSLWRDAAAFVVLILILIFMPQGLFGKNRREKV; encoded by the coding sequence ATGGAATTTATTCAGCAACTTGTAAATGGGATATCACTTGGCAGTATTTACGCGTTAATAGCGCTCGGTTATACGATGGTGTATGGAATTGTAAAATTGATTAATTTTGCACATGGCGATGTATTTATGGTTGGAGCCTTCATCGGCTTTTATGCGATTACGTTTATGGAATTATCTTTTTTTCCCGCACTGCTTCTTGCCATGGTTGCCTGTGCTATCTTTGGAGTTTTGATTGAACGGATTGCGTACAAGCCTCTGCGTAATGCGACTCGTATTGCGGCACTCATTACGGCCATTGGGGTTTCCTTATTAATCGAAAACGGGATGATCCAAATCAGGGGAGCGCAGCCTGAAGCATATCCAAATAATGTTCTGCCAGCAGATTCAATAGATATCTTTGGTGTTACGATAAAAAGTCAATCGCTGATGATTTTGGGTGTTTCACTCTTCTTGATGATCGTTCTGCAATTTGTTGTTCATAAAACTAAAATTGGCCGGGCGATGCGTGCAGTTTCATTTGATGCAGATGCTGCTAAATTAATGGGAATCAGCGTAAACAATACAATTTCTGCTACGTTCGCAATCGGATCAGCACTTGCGGGAGCAGCGGGTGTTATATTTGGGACCTACTATACAAAAATAGAGCCATTAATGGGAGTAATGCCGGGACTTAAGGCTTTCGTCGCCGCGGTCCTTGGAGGGATTGGCATTATTCCAGGTGCCATGGTAGGCGGTCTGTTGCTTGGTGTAGTAGAGGGGTTGGTAAGTGCCTCCGGTTTATCCTTATGGAGGGATGCAGCTGCATTTGTTGTCCTCATCTTGATATTAATTTTTATGCCGCAGGGCTTGTTCGGAAAAAACAGAAGAGAAAAAGTGTAA
- a CDS encoding branched-chain amino acid ABC transporter permease: protein MAILKKVKGFWLSILLSFVLFIVVQVLISGGYLNAFNTNLIVTIGINIILAVSLHLIIGITGQFSIGHAGFLAIGAYASAVMSMMLEVSFLSALLMGGIAAALVGMLIGIPSLRLKGDYLAIATLGFGEIVRIVFLNMDSVGGARGMMVTQMTTWPWVFACLLVTIIVIRNFTNSTHGRACISVREDETAADSMGINTTYYKVAAFVIGAFFAGIAGGLYAHNFYIINPSTFGFLRSFDILIFVVLGGLGSMSGSVIAAILLTLISSFLSDYSDTRMILYSIILIVTMLYRPQGLMGTKEITSFFKRKTKGGMKDANHQTTA, encoded by the coding sequence ATGGCAATTCTTAAGAAGGTTAAAGGTTTTTGGCTCTCTATTTTACTCTCATTCGTCTTGTTTATCGTGGTACAGGTTCTTATTTCAGGCGGATATTTAAATGCTTTTAATACTAATCTTATTGTGACAATTGGAATTAATATTATTCTGGCAGTTAGTTTGCATCTAATTATTGGAATTACGGGCCAGTTCTCGATTGGACATGCTGGCTTTCTGGCAATTGGGGCATATGCTTCTGCTGTCATGTCTATGATGCTAGAGGTCTCATTCTTATCTGCCTTATTAATGGGAGGGATTGCAGCGGCCTTGGTAGGCATGCTTATCGGGATCCCGAGCTTGCGTTTAAAGGGAGATTATTTGGCGATTGCCACTCTTGGGTTTGGAGAAATAGTTCGTATTGTTTTTCTTAATATGGACTCCGTTGGTGGGGCAAGAGGGATGATGGTCACGCAAATGACAACCTGGCCTTGGGTTTTTGCCTGCTTACTAGTGACCATTATCGTCATTCGGAATTTCACTAATTCTACTCACGGTCGTGCTTGTATATCTGTGAGGGAAGATGAAACAGCAGCTGATTCCATGGGTATTAACACAACCTATTATAAGGTGGCTGCCTTTGTCATTGGTGCCTTTTTTGCTGGGATTGCCGGTGGGTTATATGCTCATAACTTTTATATTATTAATCCGTCAACCTTTGGTTTCCTTCGGTCGTTTGATATTTTAATATTCGTCGTGCTTGGGGGATTGGGCAGTATGTCAGGTTCTGTGATTGCAGCAATTCTCCTTACATTAATTTCTTCCTTCCTATCAGATTATTCTGATACGCGGATGATTCTTTACAGTATTATCCTAATTGTGACAATGCTGTACAGACCGCAGGGATTGATGGGTACAAAGGAAATTACCTCATTTTTCAAAAGGAAGACAAAAGGAGGCATGAAGGATGCAAACCACCAAACCACTGCTTAA
- a CDS encoding ABC transporter ATP-binding protein, with protein sequence MQTTKPLLKVDQIGIHFGGLKAVADVSMELYPGELCGLIGPNGAGKTTFFNLLTGVYVPSEGTIHLNDDKLNKLPPYKITRKGISRTFQNIRLFGDLSVIDNVKVAYHSQAKHSMLSSIIRMPNHFSGELEMDQKAVDFLKIFNLDSYRDEKAKNLPYGMQRRLEIARALATGPRLLLLDEPAAGMNPKETSQLMELISLIREKFDLTVLLIEHDMQLVMGVCERIYVLDHGQLIAHGTPDEVRNNPKVIEAYLGEEVS encoded by the coding sequence ATGCAAACCACCAAACCACTGCTTAAGGTTGACCAAATTGGAATTCATTTCGGAGGGTTAAAGGCTGTAGCAGATGTATCTATGGAGCTGTATCCCGGTGAACTGTGCGGCTTAATAGGACCGAATGGAGCAGGGAAAACCACCTTTTTCAACCTTTTAACTGGTGTGTACGTACCATCAGAAGGAACCATTCATTTAAACGACGATAAGCTTAACAAATTACCGCCTTATAAAATTACAAGAAAGGGAATTAGCAGGACATTCCAAAATATTCGCTTGTTTGGAGATTTATCTGTCATAGATAATGTCAAAGTTGCTTATCATTCACAGGCTAAACATTCTATGCTCAGTTCAATTATACGAATGCCTAATCATTTTTCGGGAGAATTGGAAATGGACCAAAAGGCTGTAGATTTCCTGAAAATATTTAATCTGGATTCTTATCGTGATGAAAAGGCCAAGAATCTTCCATATGGAATGCAACGCAGACTTGAAATAGCCAGAGCCCTAGCAACGGGTCCGCGGTTACTGCTGCTGGATGAACCGGCAGCGGGTATGAATCCGAAGGAAACAAGTCAGCTGATGGAGTTAATCAGCTTAATACGTGAAAAATTTGATTTAACTGTACTTTTGATTGAGCATGATATGCAGCTTGTGATGGGGGTATGTGAACGTATTTATGTACTTGATCATGGACAATTAATCGCACACGGTACACCGGATGAAGTCCGCAATAATCCTAAGGTTATAGAGGCTTATCTTGGCGAGGAGGTTTCCTGA
- a CDS encoding ABC transporter ATP-binding protein, with amino-acid sequence MLKVEDINVYYGNIQALKGVSFHIDEGEIVTLIGANGAGKSTLLKTVSGLLKPKQGQIMYQGKSIGGKAAQVIVKQGISHVPEGRRVFANMTVEENLQLGAYLRRDRAGIKEDMEKVFDLFPRMNERLKQPAGTLSGGEQQMLAMGRALMAKPKLLLLDEPSMGLAPLLVKTIFRIIEEINNAGTTILLVEQNANLALSIANRAYVVETGKIVLSGSADELTSSEKVKMAYLGGH; translated from the coding sequence ATGCTGAAGGTTGAAGATATTAACGTTTACTATGGAAATATTCAGGCATTAAAAGGTGTCTCTTTTCATATTGACGAAGGGGAAATTGTTACCTTAATCGGTGCAAATGGGGCTGGAAAAAGTACACTACTTAAAACTGTTTCAGGTTTACTTAAACCGAAGCAGGGTCAAATCATGTATCAGGGTAAATCCATAGGTGGAAAAGCAGCTCAAGTGATTGTAAAGCAGGGAATCTCACATGTACCAGAAGGACGGCGGGTTTTTGCCAATATGACAGTGGAAGAAAATTTACAGCTTGGTGCTTATTTACGTAGGGATCGAGCTGGGATTAAAGAGGATATGGAGAAGGTATTTGATCTTTTTCCAAGGATGAACGAACGTCTTAAACAGCCGGCAGGAACATTGTCAGGTGGAGAACAACAAATGCTCGCAATGGGAAGGGCATTAATGGCTAAGCCCAAATTGCTTTTACTCGATGAACCTTCCATGGGATTGGCTCCACTACTGGTTAAAACAATTTTCCGCATAATTGAAGAAATAAATAATGCGGGAACAACTATTCTTTTAGTTGAACAAAATGCTAATTTGGCACTATCGATTGCCAACCGTGCCTATGTAGTGGAGACCGGCAAAATCGTCCTCTCGGGTTCGGCAGATGAGTTAACCTCAAGTGAAAAAGTAAAGATGGCCTATCTTGGCGGACATTAA
- a CDS encoding Na+/H+ antiporter NhaC family protein produces MESTVYTLIPPLLAILMVAVTRKVLLSLGAGIVASALMLTDFNISNTCILIWDAVKGIFISDGSLNVSNIYIILFLLILGIITAFISISGGSRAFGEWAMKHVKTRVGAQLVAALLGILIFIDDYFNALAVGQVARPITDRHQIPRAKLAYLIDSTSAPICVIMPVSSWGAYIIALIGGIFITHEVTEYSSISAFIQMIPMNFYAIAALAMVFIVIYRNWNIGSMKVHEDRAVKEGILYNPSKTVPGELKEDLPRSTTGRVGDLVIPIVTLIVGTVAAMLWTGYQAVAGHATLLTIFENTNVTKSLVLGGTIGIIVTIIMFLRQVFVLHGISVKVFTVGVKHGIGSMLPAVYILLFAWTIVDLIGRLGTGQYLAGLVQDLNLNVSFLPLLLFLIAGLMSFATGTSWGSFGILLPIAGEITAVTDITMILPAMAAVLAGAVFGDHCSPISDTTILSSTGACANHIDHVMTQIPYALISAGIAMVGYIVLGFTGSTPMGLITVVILLASFVWVSKPKKQEQLENSIIH; encoded by the coding sequence ATGGAGTCGACAGTTTATACGCTTATTCCCCCACTATTGGCAATTCTAATGGTGGCTGTAACAAGGAAGGTTTTGCTTTCACTTGGTGCGGGGATTGTAGCATCAGCTTTAATGCTTACTGATTTTAATATTAGTAATACGTGTATCCTTATATGGGATGCGGTAAAAGGAATCTTTATATCAGATGGATCACTGAATGTATCCAATATATATATTATTTTATTCTTGCTCATCCTTGGCATCATTACGGCTTTCATTTCCATTTCCGGTGGGAGCCGTGCCTTTGGTGAATGGGCGATGAAGCATGTTAAAACCAGAGTTGGAGCTCAGCTGGTAGCTGCATTACTTGGGATACTCATTTTCATTGATGATTATTTCAATGCTTTGGCGGTTGGCCAGGTAGCACGTCCGATTACAGATAGACATCAAATACCGAGAGCTAAGCTTGCCTATTTGATTGACTCTACCTCAGCGCCTATCTGTGTAATTATGCCTGTATCCAGCTGGGGGGCTTATATTATTGCACTGATAGGAGGAATTTTTATCACTCATGAGGTGACAGAATACAGTTCCATATCAGCGTTCATTCAAATGATCCCAATGAATTTTTATGCGATTGCAGCGTTGGCGATGGTATTCATTGTGATCTATCGAAATTGGAATATTGGTTCGATGAAAGTACATGAGGATAGAGCGGTAAAAGAAGGTATTCTTTATAATCCATCCAAGACAGTTCCAGGTGAATTAAAAGAAGATTTACCGAGAAGTACAACTGGCAGGGTTGGAGATTTGGTAATCCCCATTGTAACTCTTATTGTAGGCACAGTGGCTGCGATGCTTTGGACAGGTTATCAGGCAGTTGCTGGACATGCAACACTTCTAACCATTTTTGAAAATACTAATGTCACTAAATCATTGGTTCTGGGTGGTACAATCGGAATTATAGTAACAATCATTATGTTTTTACGACAAGTCTTTGTTTTGCATGGAATATCTGTAAAGGTATTCACAGTAGGAGTAAAACACGGAATAGGGTCCATGCTGCCAGCGGTTTATATTTTATTGTTTGCCTGGACAATCGTTGATTTAATCGGAAGGCTAGGAACTGGCCAGTATTTGGCTGGACTTGTACAGGATTTAAACTTAAATGTATCCTTCCTTCCATTACTTTTATTTTTAATAGCAGGATTGATGTCATTTGCAACGGGTACTTCATGGGGATCATTTGGTATCCTGCTTCCGATTGCAGGAGAAATTACGGCTGTAACAGATATTACGATGATATTGCCGGCGATGGCGGCTGTATTGGCTGGTGCGGTATTTGGTGACCATTGCTCACCGATTTCCGATACAACCATTCTTTCTTCTACCGGTGCCTGTGCGAATCATATTGATCACGTGATGACGCAAATCCCATATGCTTTAATCAGTGCGGGTATAGCTATGGTAGGGTATATTGTCCTTGGATTTACAGGAAGTACGCCGATGGGATTGATCACGGTCGTTATCTTGCTGGCATCTTTTGTATGGGTATCTAAGCCCAAAAAGCAGGAGCAATTAGAAAACAGTATTATTCATTAA
- a CDS encoding glycosyltransferase family 2 protein has translation MRSSIPFRSLVSIIMPSYNSKVFIRQTIESVKKQTYENWELIIVDDASTDNSKDMIKEYLMDDSRIKLITLQENVGPGKARNMAIQAAKGHYIAFLNSKDLWAPNKLEKQLEFMEAHNLAFSYTDYQFIDEENQAYEPVIEMPVHLTYQDLLRDTTAIGCSTVMIDKYKVGKIQLVHNRDIPEDFALWLSILKRGFKAKRLKNVYVYLRKSNDVLEKNNYQTASRIWSLYRQVEKLGVFESAFCFVNYAKHETKRNRSLKE, from the coding sequence GTGAGAAGCAGTATTCCATTTAGGTCATTGGTATCTATTATCATGCCAAGCTATAATTCAAAGGTTTTTATTCGTCAAACCATAGAATCAGTTAAAAAACAAACCTATGAAAACTGGGAATTAATTATTGTTGATGATGCTTCGACTGACAATAGCAAGGATATGATAAAAGAGTATCTAATGGATGATTCCAGAATTAAATTAATTACCCTGCAGGAAAATGTCGGTCCGGGCAAAGCCAGAAACATGGCTATTCAGGCAGCCAAAGGACATTATATTGCCTTTCTAAACAGCAAAGATTTATGGGCACCGAATAAATTGGAAAAGCAGCTTGAATTCATGGAAGCGCATAACTTGGCATTTAGTTACACTGATTATCAGTTTATTGATGAGGAGAACCAAGCATATGAACCTGTTATTGAGATGCCGGTTCATCTTACATATCAAGATTTGTTAAGAGATACAACAGCTATTGGCTGCTCGACTGTCATGATTGATAAATATAAGGTTGGGAAAATTCAATTAGTACATAACCGAGATATTCCTGAAGACTTCGCCCTTTGGCTTTCTATATTGAAAAGAGGATTTAAAGCGAAGAGACTAAAAAATGTCTATGTTTATCTTAGAAAAAGCAATGATGTTTTGGAAAAAAACAATTACCAAACGGCATCAAGAATCTGGTCGTTATATCGCCAAGTAGAGAAATTAGGTGTTTTTGAATCTGCTTTCTGTTTTGTAAATTATGCAAAACACGAGACGAAAAGAAATCGAAGCTTAAAAGAATAA
- a CDS encoding B3/4 domain-containing protein, whose translation MQIHVDRQLFAKAGDVKIGIIRYQGIVADAIPPMLVGRLQLYIEHLHTELESKSLNAYEGIVSWRKVFKQTGSDPSRYRPSVESLLRRVKKEAYTPSGNSAIALNNFFSLQYTCPLGIYDLSAVKGDVEFRIGVAEDTYEGLNGRVNKSEGIIGSFDQIGPFGSPYVDSVRTSVDDHTSDALHIIYFYPEITIEQAQQMMGAISKMFIQVHGGESAIHLLSQECNTIKI comes from the coding sequence ATGCAAATTCATGTAGATCGCCAGCTATTCGCAAAGGCCGGCGATGTAAAAATCGGTATTATCCGCTATCAAGGAATTGTTGCTGATGCCATTCCCCCGATGCTAGTAGGACGCCTTCAGCTCTATATTGAACATTTACATACTGAACTAGAGAGTAAATCCTTGAATGCATACGAAGGGATTGTATCATGGAGGAAAGTATTTAAACAAACTGGAAGTGATCCATCTCGTTACCGTCCCTCAGTAGAATCCTTACTTAGACGCGTCAAAAAAGAAGCATACACGCCGTCAGGCAACTCAGCGATTGCTCTCAATAATTTTTTCTCCCTGCAATATACTTGTCCATTAGGAATATATGATTTATCAGCTGTGAAAGGTGATGTAGAATTTCGAATTGGTGTTGCTGAGGATACCTATGAGGGATTAAATGGCCGTGTAAATAAATCGGAGGGTATTATAGGTTCTTTTGATCAAATAGGCCCTTTTGGTAGCCCGTATGTTGATTCTGTACGCACAAGTGTGGATGACCATACTTCAGATGCACTGCATATCATTTATTTTTATCCCGAAATCACCATTGAACAAGCACAGCAAATGATGGGCGCGATATCCAAGATGTTCATTCAAGTCCATGGAGGGGAATCTGCCATCCATCTACTGAGCCAAGAATGCAATACTATCAAAATATAA
- the queG gene encoding tRNA epoxyqueuosine(34) reductase QueG — protein MDFQILKDELIEYSKTIGIDQIGFTSADPFQVLKKRLIDQQNLNFASGFEEPDLDKRTNPRRLMPEAQSIIAIAVAYPSKLKDAPKSKVGDRRGIFSRSSWGQDYHYVVKDRLKKLEAFILERMPNSYLSSMVDTGELVDRAVAERAGIGWSGKNCSILNEEFGSYMYLGEMITSIPFPPDTPMEDLCGTCTKCLDACPTGALVQGGQINAKRCISFLTQTKDMIPYEFRDKMGNRVYGCDSCQTSCPYNRRIDFHNHPECESDPELAKPQLVSLLSLSNRQFKEKFGSVSGSWRGKMPIQRNAIIALAHFKDSESVASIKELLQKDPRPVIRGTAAWALGKIGTEEAMAVLKDCLKEETDQMVVAEINNALERLMLPE, from the coding sequence ATGGATTTTCAAATACTCAAAGATGAGCTTATCGAATATAGCAAGACAATAGGGATTGATCAAATTGGATTTACATCAGCTGATCCTTTCCAGGTTTTAAAGAAACGACTGATTGATCAACAGAACCTCAATTTTGCATCGGGTTTTGAAGAGCCAGATTTAGATAAGAGGACTAATCCAAGAAGGCTAATGCCAGAAGCACAATCTATTATAGCTATTGCTGTAGCTTATCCATCTAAACTCAAAGATGCACCTAAAAGTAAAGTGGGGGATAGACGTGGCATTTTTAGCCGCTCTTCTTGGGGGCAAGATTATCACTATGTGGTGAAAGATCGCCTGAAGAAGCTTGAAGCTTTTATTTTAGAGCGCATGCCGAATTCTTATTTATCCTCTATGGTAGATACAGGTGAGCTGGTTGATCGGGCCGTAGCAGAGCGGGCTGGTATAGGCTGGAGCGGCAAAAATTGTTCGATTTTAAACGAAGAATTTGGTTCATATATGTACCTTGGCGAAATGATTACAAGCATTCCATTTCCTCCGGATACTCCAATGGAGGATTTGTGCGGAACATGTACAAAATGTTTGGATGCCTGTCCTACCGGTGCGTTGGTTCAAGGAGGACAGATTAATGCAAAGAGATGTATATCCTTTCTGACTCAAACGAAGGATATGATTCCTTATGAATTCAGAGATAAAATGGGTAACAGAGTATATGGATGTGATTCCTGTCAGACATCATGTCCTTATAATCGCCGTATAGATTTTCATAATCACCCTGAATGTGAGTCTGATCCTGAGTTGGCAAAACCTCAGCTGGTCTCCCTTTTAAGCTTGAGCAACCGCCAGTTTAAAGAGAAGTTTGGCAGTGTTTCAGGTTCTTGGCGTGGGAAGATGCCCATTCAAAGAAATGCGATTATCGCATTGGCACATTTTAAGGATTCAGAAAGTGTTGCTTCAATTAAAGAATTGCTGCAAAAGGATCCTAGGCCTGTTATCAGAGGTACAGCAGCATGGGCGCTTGGAAAAATAGGTACCGAGGAAGCAATGGCTGTATTAAAGGATTGTTTAAAAGAAGAGACCGATCAGATGGTAGTGGCTGAAATAAATAATGCCTTAGAACGTCTTATGTTACCGGAGTAG
- a CDS encoding amidase domain-containing protein, giving the protein MKEKLQKLVEERIQKLKENTSSNKTDNMETLLKKQEGMRKRNGEIVKVMAKGHVKKIKEREDVVDAIYETHWKLVMKQGTQFYMEEHVELRKASFKETKLLIDQKLNVKPQIMEQDLLRSLDLTSSRAKIAYNRLKAVQYAERWWNSFNPTYPQFTDDCTNFISQCLYAGGIPMWGKPNRSKGWWIEGKSNWSFSWTVAHAFMLMLKAASWTKEVKNPSQLMIGDIICYDFEGDGRFNHNTIVTGKDEYGYPLVNAHTTNSRMRYWNYEDSTAYTPNIQYKYFHIITN; this is encoded by the coding sequence ATGAAAGAGAAACTGCAAAAACTGGTCGAGGAGAGGATACAAAAACTCAAAGAGAATACATCCTCAAATAAGACAGATAATATGGAAACCTTATTGAAGAAGCAGGAAGGCATGCGTAAACGCAATGGAGAAATAGTGAAGGTCATGGCAAAAGGGCATGTGAAAAAAATCAAGGAGCGGGAAGATGTCGTCGATGCTATATATGAGACTCATTGGAAGCTTGTAATGAAGCAAGGGACACAATTTTACATGGAAGAACATGTGGAGCTTCGTAAAGCTTCCTTTAAAGAAACTAAACTCTTGATAGATCAGAAATTAAATGTTAAGCCTCAAATAATGGAACAAGACCTCCTGAGGAGTTTAGATCTTACTTCCTCGCGTGCCAAGATTGCCTATAATCGGTTAAAGGCGGTTCAATACGCCGAGAGATGGTGGAATTCCTTTAATCCCACCTATCCACAATTCACCGATGATTGTACGAATTTTATATCTCAATGTTTATATGCCGGTGGTATACCGATGTGGGGTAAACCTAATCGTTCAAAGGGGTGGTGGATAGAAGGAAAAAGCAATTGGAGCTTTAGTTGGACAGTGGCACATGCTTTTATGCTCATGTTAAAGGCAGCTTCTTGGACGAAGGAAGTAAAGAATCCTTCCCAATTAATGATTGGAGATATTATTTGTTATGATTTTGAAGGGGATGGCAGGTTTAATCATAATACGATTGTGACCGGAAAGGATGAATATGGCTACCCTTTGGTGAATGCTCATACAACGAACAGCCGTATGAGATACTGGAATTATGAAGATTCTACTGCCTATACGCCTAATATCCAATATAAATATTTTCATATAATAACGAATTAG
- the trmL gene encoding tRNA (uridine(34)/cytosine(34)/5-carboxymethylaminomethyluridine(34)-2'-O)-methyltransferase TrmL — protein MSLHIVLYQPLIPANTGNIARTCAATDTTLHLIRPLGFSTDDKALKRAGLDYWEHVTIIYYDSIEDFFEKNSGGEFFYITKFAKNYHSDISYEDTNKDYYFIFGRETTGLPKHLLEEHPERGLRLPMNDTHVRSLNLSNTAAIVIYEALRQQNYIHLT, from the coding sequence GTGTCTTTACATATTGTTTTATACCAACCATTAATCCCGGCAAATACGGGGAATATTGCCCGTACATGTGCAGCTACAGATACAACCCTGCATTTAATCCGTCCTTTGGGCTTTTCCACTGACGATAAAGCTTTAAAGCGTGCCGGCCTTGATTATTGGGAGCATGTAACTATTATTTATTATGATTCAATTGAAGATTTTTTTGAAAAGAACAGTGGTGGGGAGTTCTTTTATATCACAAAATTTGCGAAGAATTATCATAGTGATATCTCATATGAAGATACCAATAAAGATTACTACTTTATCTTCGGCCGAGAAACGACAGGTCTGCCAAAGCATTTATTAGAGGAACATCCTGAAAGAGGATTGCGTTTACCTATGAATGATACTCATGTTCGTTCGCTTAATTTATCGAATACAGCAGCAATTGTTATCTATGAAGCTTTACGCCAACAAAATTATATTCATTTGACATAA
- the nfsA gene encoding oxygen-insensitive NADPH nitroreductase, with the protein MNETINLLNNHRSIRKFKEKSLSREQVETIISAAQSASTSSFVQAYSIIGVSDQSKKTQLAELAGGQSYVEHNGYFLMFCADYHRHKLAADMEGMNMDHNLESMETFMIALIDTALAAQNAAIAAESMDLGICYIGGIRNNIEKVSELLKLPDRVIPLFGMAIGYPDHESDLKPRLPLKAVFHENEYEDKQAELEEYNEIISAYYNERTNGLRKDKWTEQVVGMLTSKQREFMMDFVKSKHFALK; encoded by the coding sequence GTGAATGAAACGATTAACCTATTAAATAATCACCGATCGATTCGTAAATTTAAAGAAAAATCTCTCTCAAGGGAGCAGGTTGAAACAATTATAAGTGCAGCCCAGTCTGCATCCACATCGAGTTTTGTTCAAGCTTATTCAATCATTGGGGTCAGTGATCAAAGTAAGAAGACACAATTAGCGGAGCTGGCAGGTGGACAATCGTATGTTGAACACAATGGATATTTTCTAATGTTTTGCGCCGATTATCATCGCCATAAGTTGGCTGCTGATATGGAAGGTATGAATATGGATCACAATCTGGAAAGCATGGAAACATTCATGATTGCGTTAATTGATACAGCCTTGGCTGCACAAAATGCTGCTATTGCAGCTGAGTCTATGGATCTTGGTATTTGTTACATCGGTGGTATACGGAACAATATCGAAAAGGTATCTGAGCTTTTAAAATTGCCTGATCGTGTTATTCCACTCTTTGGAATGGCTATTGGCTATCCAGATCATGAATCTGATCTTAAACCGCGCTTACCGCTGAAAGCAGTCTTTCATGAGAATGAATACGAGGACAAGCAAGCAGAACTCGAAGAATACAACGAAATTATTTCTGCTTACTATAATGAGCGTACAAACGGATTGAGAAAAGATAAATGGACAGAGCAAGTCGTTGGTATGTTAACTAGTAAACAACGTGAATTTATGATGGATTTTGTTAAATCTAAACACTTTGCGCTCAAATAA